The region ACTTGGAACAGATATtgaaggggcaggattacaacTAACACTGACAAGGACACTGAtaaggaggaggaaaaaaggcgggacaagggcggagacatggacaataacaaacagggccatgtgctaagtgagcacatggtggggaaaacagacacgacaggacaagggcgtgacacaaGTTAACTTACTGCATCTCTCTGTTCCCTCAGTTTCTCTCGCAGTGGTTAAAATCTCTTGCTGGTCTCTGATTTCCTTACTTATTCCTTCTTCTTTTATCTTATCTTTACTGGTTTCTTTTACTTTCCCTTTCCTCAAGAACATCTTCATTTTAAAGACACTATCCTTCTTTAGTTCTCTTCCACTATCTGAAAAGgcaatggaaaaatatattcaaGAGTCACTGGCACATAGATTTATCTGTCCCTCCACATCTCCTGCTAGTGCAGTATTTTTTGTAGGGTAAAAAGGATGACTGCCTGCTCCTATGTATAAATTATAGCGAGCTTaataagataataataataataatcaccacTATCCCTTGCCATTGATGAAGTCTGCATTTGAAGCCCTTAAACAGGCTGCGATGTTCACCAAATTGGACCTTGGGAACGCTTATAATTTGGTGCGTATTCATCAGGGGAATGGGTGAAAGACGATCTTCATCAACTCTTCTGGCCACTATGAATACTTAGTAATGTCATTTGGGTTGATGAATGCTCCAGCTGTCTTCAAACAGGTCATCCGTGAGGTCCTGCACAGTGCCTTTTTACTATGCATTTGTCTACCCGGATGGCATtattatcttcagtaaaacctTGAAGGAGAATGTTAACCATGTCAGTCAAATTCTGCAGTTACTCTTGGAGAACAATCTCTTTGTCAAACTTGAGAAGTCTGAGAGGTACATTTCTTGGGGTTTGTAGTCTCCAATGATTTGTAGTCTAACCATGTATTGAGCCAAATTGAAAGTGGTGGCCAAGCGGCCTCACCCTGGTACCCTCCATTTGGTTCAAAACTTTCTGGGCTTCGCAACGTCTATCTATCATCAGTTTGTCAGTAATATGGGTTCAGTGACTTATCCCCTCATGGCTTTGACTTGCAAGCAGCCAAATCCCCTTTAGATGGACTAATGAAGCCCAGAGAACGTTTGAGGGGATTAAGCACAGGCTAACCACCACTCTTGTCATGCGTCTCTGTGACCATAACCTTTTCTTTGTAGTGGAACTCGATGCCTCAAATACATGGGTGAGTGCTGTCCTGTCACAGCACTACGATTCACACAACAAACTCTACCCCTGTGCATTCTTTTCTCACTGTCTGACCCCTACTGTGCGAATTTATGATGTGGGGAATAGAGAAGTTATGGCTGTCAAAATGGCCATTGAGTAGTGGAGGCACTGGCTAGAGTGGGCCAAACATCCATTTGTAGTCTAATCTTTGCACCACAATGGTGGGAGCAACTCCACCTTGGAGTTTCTGCAAAGGTGATTCTGGTGGCACAACGTGGATAGAGATATCCGGCCGTTTGTGGCAGCACGCGACATGTGTGGTTGTAATAAGGAACCCAGGGTCAAACAATTAGGATTGCTCCACCCTCTCCCTATACCACACTGTCCCTGGTCAAACTTGTCCTTCATTACAGGCCTACCCCAATTCAGGGATTACAGTTATACTAATTATCATGCATAGATTTTCTAAAGCTGTCTGATTTATCCCTCTGCTGAAACTTCACTCAGCCAATGAGGCTGCCCAACTAATTTTCCAACATTTATTATGATACCACGAATACCTGAGAACATGGTGTCAGATAGTGGTGTCCTCAATTATCCAGTCAATTCTGATAGTCTTTTGTTCATCTATGGGGGCTTCTGCTAGATTTCCATCTGCACATCATCCTCACtaacaaaaacattttgttcAGCCCAGTCTCTGGCAGAAAGTTCTGTGGAATGTAAATAAGCTCATTTCAGTCAGTGAAAGTGTAGAGGAAAAGTTCGAGACTTACCCAAATGTGTATCAACTTCCAGCTGTTTCTTTCGTTTGACCTTCCTGCCATCATATTGATACCATTTAATATGTAGTATTTTACCACCCATTTTCAAGGTGCCTTGGTGGTGCACTGGTAAATCGCTGCTCTGCTGACCTCAAGGTTTGTGGTTTCAGTAAATTACAGTAATACAACAAATTCCGTTTTAACTTTCCTTATGACTACTCAAAGCAGAACACactataaacaaaataatagatAAACAgatagtaaataataataataataataataataataataataataataataataaataaaactataattaataagtgcggcacagtggtgcagcaggtagtgtcgcagtcacacagctccagggacctggaggttgtgggttcgagtcccgctcagggtgactgtctgtgaggagttggtgggtttcctccaggtgctccggttgactcaaaatgtccgtgaatgtgagtgtgtgtctgtgttgccctgtgaaggactggcgccccctccaggatgtattcccgccttgcgcccaatgattccaggtaggctctggacccaccgcgaccctgaattggataagcggttacagataatgaatgaatgaattaataattataaaattaaatatataaataaactctGCACTCCCACACTACACTGACCTTTCTTGGTATGTAGTATCTGTAGTCGCAGTATGCTTTACAAGCAATAGGTCGGGATGTAAGTGACTATTTAAAAGCAGGGATGGAATACTGAACAGGCTTACCAGGCCCAGGCTCCCAAATGCCCTGGTGCTCTACACAAAAATGCTACTGTAATAAAGGCTTATGTTGGGTTTGTTCATCTCATTTCTAAATGTTGTCTAAACTGTTGTCTGTTTTCTATAGTGAACATATtccttttgtttaatttgtatgatggtattattatttaaaaaaggaattttatataaaaacgtGCTGCTTAATATTTATTCTTGTAattgaatttttattattactttaggGTATAggtaggtttttattattaatccaGTCACTATAATGcatatatgttttcacattatatttatagatgttttcacatttcacaaaatatttaatgtaaaaaaataaaaagtcataGATAATAATGATAGAAGTGATTGCACCAAAAACAACATAATTTTCAATTGACTTGAATAcaacatatataattatttgttgcaatataaaaatatattctagTGTAATTGGCAGTAGTGAATGTGGGGGGTTTCACACAAATCCTGGCTTTAAAATGATGTTGGGCAGAATGGAAAACCTTCCCACAGAAAATATTTCTTTTACAGTTTTCAAACTGAATGGTTTCTCTTCTTTGGGTGAATGGCGGCACTTTCTGTTCATTCCATATTTCCTCATGTTTTTATTGTCTACCACCTCAAACTCCAttctaatatatttaattatttctcagAGATCTCTACACTCCCCGATGTGTGTGTTAATTGGTCTAATGGCCATTGTGGATCTGTGTTTACCAGTTTTTTATGTACCAAACCTGttgttcagttttttatttgactGGAATCAGATTTCACTCAGTGCTTGTTTAATACAAATGTTTTGTGTTCAATTTTGTGGTGCATATCAGTCTACTTTATTGTTGTGGATGGCCCTGGATCGCTTCTTTGCTATATGCAGACCACTTTCTTATCACAAACAGATGCGGATGTCCAAATTTCTAAAGTTTGTTATTGTGCCAGCAATTAGAAATCTGCTTTTAAATATCATATTGGTGGCTTTGGCTGGAAaattgaatttttgtttgaaaaaCGATATAGATCACTGCGTTTGTGAACACATGGGGCTGGTTCAACTGGCGTGTGGAGATACTTCTATTAATAGCATATTAGGACTGACATTTGCTTTTCTAATAACAGctacagattttattttcattactaTATCTTACGTAATAATATTTGTCTCTGTCATGAAATCAGGGAAGTTCAGCATGAAGGCTATCAACACTTGCACAACACATATAATTGTTATGACAAGTGgtttaatatttgtgtttttggctTTTTTGTCATACAGAATTAGAAATAGTCTTTCTACCAACAGCCGTGTTTTTATAAGCACAGTGTACACACCTTTTCCAAGCTGTTTTAATCCAATTATTTATGGAATTAGAACAAAAGCAATAAGAACACAGTTTGTAAAATTCTTTAAATTTGTGAAAGTCATACCACAGTAAAGCACTGATAATAGCTGTAGCATTTATTCAGACCTGTTCAGTAAACATATGTTGTTACTCACAGTAAAAGCTGTGTAATTGTTTTTTGTATCAAAATGTAAACACTTCTTGATAATGACAGGCTCTCTTGCAAATGTTCTATGctttcaaagtaattaaaagtTATTTGTTTTATCTGTGTGTTAGTGATATCAAGAAGTCATTTCAGCATAGgagttctttttctttattttaatgcttaaaacatgtttcttttACAAGTACATAGAAACAAGTGTACAACTATAATTCCTGTCAGTAAGAAAAGTCACACAATTATATTCataaattacaaatatgtaTGATAATTGTATTTACATGTAATCGGAGTACCCATGCTTGATATAGAATATATTGGGATAGATCAGAGTGGGATATGAAGTGAGGCTATAATGTTTACATCGATATTTGGAGTTTTTTAATTGCTCTAAGTCTAGATCTTTACAGAGCCATCCTGTTCTTTCACTATGAGTATGTGCTCTGCTCAGCTTGTCTGCTTTGCACTGCTCACAGCTCCGCCCCCACCtgcgttctctctctcacacacacacacaatggaggTGAGTAACACAGAGCATGAAGAGGGGT is a window of Hoplias malabaricus isolate fHopMal1 chromosome 1, fHopMal1.hap1, whole genome shotgun sequence DNA encoding:
- the LOC136666935 gene encoding olfactory receptor 52A5-like — encoded protein: MMLGRMENLPTENISFTVFKLNGFSSLGEWRHFLFIPYFLMFLLSTTSNSILIYLIISQRSLHSPMCVLIGLMAIVDLCLPVFYVPNLLFSFLFDWNQISLSACLIQMFCVQFCGAYQSTLLLWMALDRFFAICRPLSYHKQMRMSKFLKFVIVPAIRNLLLNIILVALAGKLNFCLKNDIDHCVCEHMGLVQLACGDTSINSILGLTFAFLITATDFIFITISYVIIFVSVMKSGKFSMKAINTCTTHIIVMTSGLIFVFLAFLSYRIRNSLSTNSRVFISTVYTPFPSCFNPIIYGIRTKAIRTQFVKFFKFVKVIPQ